A single window of Salmo trutta unplaced genomic scaffold, fSalTru1.1, whole genome shotgun sequence DNA harbors:
- the LOC115187304 gene encoding cysteine-rich protein 1 isoform X2, whose protein sequence is MVGYCPICGKPVYFGEKKRSLGRDYHPLCLKCQQCQRQLTPGQHAEHDEKPYCTNCYMKMFGTRGNRRLMSNCHSSASSSSSSS, encoded by the exons ATGGTGGGCTACTGTCCCATCTGTGGGAAACCCGTCTACTTTG GTGAGAAGAAGAGGTCATTGGGGCGGGACTACCACCCTCTGTGTCTGAAGTGTCAACAGTGTCAGAGACAGTTGACCCCGGGACAACATGctgag CATGATGAGAAACCCTACTGCACTAACTGTTACATGAAGATGTTTGGTACCAGAG gtaACAGGAGACTGATGTCAAACTGTCACAgctcagcctcctcttcctcttcctcctcctag
- the LOC115187304 gene encoding cysteine-rich protein 2 isoform X3, with amino-acid sequence MVGYCPICGKPVYFGEKKRSLGRDYHPLCLKCQQCQRQLTPGQHAEHDEKPYCTNCYMKMFGTRGTSLTKNHQNTT; translated from the exons ATGGTGGGCTACTGTCCCATCTGTGGGAAACCCGTCTACTTTG GTGAGAAGAAGAGGTCATTGGGGCGGGACTACCACCCTCTGTGTCTGAAGTGTCAACAGTGTCAGAGACAGTTGACCCCGGGACAACATGctgag CATGATGAGAAACCCTACTGCACTAACTGTTACATGAAGATGTTTGGTACCAGAG gAACCAGTCTAACCAAAAACCACCAAAATACAACCTAA
- the LOC115187304 gene encoding cysteine-rich protein 2 isoform X1 — translation MVGYCPICGKPVYFGEKKRSLGRDYHPLCLKCQQCQRQLTPGQHAEHDEKPYCTNCYMKMFGTRAGNRRLMSNCHSSASSSSSSS, via the exons ATGGTGGGCTACTGTCCCATCTGTGGGAAACCCGTCTACTTTG GTGAGAAGAAGAGGTCATTGGGGCGGGACTACCACCCTCTGTGTCTGAAGTGTCAACAGTGTCAGAGACAGTTGACCCCGGGACAACATGctgag CATGATGAGAAACCCTACTGCACTAACTGTTACATGAAGATGTTTGGTACCAGAG caggtaACAGGAGACTGATGTCAAACTGTCACAgctcagcctcctcttcctcttcctcctcctag